TCTCGACGGGCGGGATCGGCGCGACGCCGGACGACCACACGCGCCAGTGCGCGGCCGCCGCGCTCGGCGTGCCGCTCGAGCTGCATCCGGAAGCGAAGGTGCTGATCTCGGAGCGCATCCGCGAGACACACGCCGATCCGGCCACGCCGGTCGACTTCGATTCGCCGGAAAACCAGCACCGCTTCAACATGGGCGTGTTTCCGGCGGGCGCGTCGATCATCCCGAACGGCTACAACCGGATTCCCGGCTTTTCGGTCGGCGATCTCCACTTCGTGCCTGGCTTCCCGGTGATGGCGTGGCCGATGATCGAATGGGTGCTCGACACGAAGTACCGGCATCTCCATCACGCGACGCCGCACGCGGAGCGCTCGCTGTACGTGTTCGAACTGCCGGAATCGACGCTCACGCCGTTGATGGAGAGGATCGAGCGCGACTTCCCGGGCGTGCGCGTGTTCAGCCTGCCCAGCGTCGGCGACGCGGAGCGCGGCGGGATCTATGCACGCCGGCATATCGATCTCGGCGTGAAGGGCGAGCCGGAAGCGGTCGCGGCCGCGTTCGTGAAGCTGCGCGAGGGCGTGCACCTGCTCGGCGGCGACGTCGTCGAGCCGGATGCCCCGCGCGCCTGAGCGGCCCGGATCCATCACACGAAACGGCCGTCCAAAAGGCACGGGCCGCGCAACGCGGCCCGTCATCGGGATGTCATCGCCCGGCTCGACGATGTCGCAGTCGGGTGCGGCCCGGCGGATCCGCGCTCAGGCGCCGATCCACGGCAGTTTCCGGAAGCACCAGCCGTCGACCGTCTTGCGGTGGCCTTCGGCATCCTTGCCGCCTTCGAAGCCTTCGAGCAGGTCGAACGCCTTCGTGAAGCCGGCCTGCGTCGACGCGACCGCGGCGAGCTTCGAGCGCGCGGCGCTGCGGCACAGGAACAG
This window of the Burkholderia cepacia GG4 genome carries:
- a CDS encoding competence/damage-inducible protein A, whose translation is MSIGIIIIGDEILSGRRQDKHLAKVIELLGARGLALDWAEYVGDDPARITATLARAIASGDIVFSTGGIGATPDDHTRQCAAAALGVPLELHPEAKVLISERIRETHADPATPVDFDSPENQHRFNMGVFPAGASIIPNGYNRIPGFSVGDLHFVPGFPVMAWPMIEWVLDTKYRHLHHATPHAERSLYVFELPESTLTPLMERIERDFPGVRVFSLPSVGDAERGGIYARRHIDLGVKGEPEAVAAAFVKLREGVHLLGGDVVEPDAPRA